From the genome of Neodiprion pinetum isolate iyNeoPine1 chromosome 3, iyNeoPine1.2, whole genome shotgun sequence, one region includes:
- the LOC124214252 gene encoding axoneme-associated protein mst101(2)-like, translating into MYKSAVILVALIGTACAFPPADILRKSVAEDNVDEKAPETLSQVSEVENQREDDGVRESDKESTSEYRLLTATMTIPEFTIVTAIRSNQSTEENEEPKTSCAEGDASCDSLDENTPRQKRHIGLFPPFPIPPLPRPRIRFPGGHVPPIFRPINKPNRNCFGPGHIPACNVRGPCNIRMNEKLQKEVQALTKKLQEAERNLALKDLAIKNKEKTEQQYKVLHEVHNTEVKIFNEKIFDLRKELDQRSANFRTTVEEGKKSCEKTLNENKERENRERETLQEAHNTEVKILKKKLADLREELDQQSRNFTTTVEEGKKSCEKTLNENKERENRERETLQEAHNTEVKILKKKLADLREELDQQSRNFTTTVEEGKKSCEKTLNENKERENRERETLQEAHNTEVKILKKKLADLREELDQQSRNFTTTVEEGKKSCEKTLNENKERENRERETLQEAHNTEVKILKKKLADLREELDQQSRNFTTTVEEGKKICETLHTEHAAEIESMEEMLMKEKQVSIGLEEKLTTQTTECAQNLETEKERWDNRLTEETKRSKKELAEITELHEICVADKEKKNKQRKELKSFGLKI; encoded by the exons ATGTACAAATCTGCAGTGATTCTCGTTGCGCTGATTGGAACGGCATGCGCATTTCCACCCGCCGACATCCTGCGAAAATCGGTAGCCGAGGATAACGTCGATGAAAAGGCTCCGGAAACCCTGTCGCAAGTATCGGAAGTCGAAAATCAGAGGGAAGATGATGGCGTCCGGGAGTCCGACAAGGAATCGACCTCCGAATATCGTCTTCTTACCGCTACTATGACGATTCCGGAATTCACGATAGTGACAGCAATACGATCCAATCAAAGTACCGAG GAGAATGAAGAGCCAAAAACGTCATGCGCCGAGGGTGACGCGTCCTGCGATTCTCTTGATGAAAATACACCACGTCAGAAAAGACATATCGGATTGTTCCCGCCGTTTCCGATACCACCATTGCCGCGGCCCAGGATAAGATTTCCAGGCGGGCATGTTCCGCCGATTTTCAGACCAATTAATAAACCCAATAGAAATTGTTTCGGTCCGGGACATATTCCGGCTTGCAACGTTCGTGGTCCCTGCAACATTCGAATGAATGAAAAGCTTCAAAAAGAGGTTCAGGCGTTGACGAAAAAATTGCAGGAGGCGGAGAGAAACCTTGCGCTTAAGGACCTTGCAATCAAGAACAAAGAGAAAACAGAGCAACAATACAAGGTGCTGCATGAGGTACATAATACAGAAGTCAAGATCttcaacgaaaaaatattcgatttgAGAAAAGAGTTAGATCAGCGATCCGCGAATTTCCGAACAACGGTagaggaaggaaagaaaagctGCGAGAAGACATTGaacgaaaacaaagaaagagaaaaccgGGAACGTGAGACGCTGCAGGAGGCACATAATACAGAAGTCAAgatcttgaagaaaaaattagccgATTTGAGAGAAGAGTTAGATCAGCAATCCAGGAATTTCACAACAACGGTagaggaaggaaagaaaagctGCGAGAAGACATTGaacgaaaacaaagaaagagaaaaccgGGAACGTGAGACGCTGCAGGAGGCACATAATACAGAAGTCAAgatcttgaagaaaaaattagccgATTTGAGAGAAGAGTTAGATCAGCAATCCAGGAATTTCACAACAACGGTagaggaaggaaagaaaagctGCGAGAAGACATTGaacgaaaacaaagaaagagaaaaccgGGAACGTGAGACGCTGCAGGAGGCACATAATACAGAAGTCAAgatcttgaagaaaaaattagccgATTTGAGAGAAGAGTTAGATCAGCAATCCAGGAATTTCACAACAACGGTagaggaaggaaagaaaagctGCGAGAAGACATTGaacgaaaacaaagaaagagaaaaccgGGAACGTGAGACGCTGCAGGAGGCACATAATACAGAAGTCAAgatcttgaagaaaaaattagccgATTTGAGAGAAGAGTTAGATCAGCAATCCAGGAATTTCACAACAACGGTagaggaaggaaagaaaatctgtGAGACGCTGCACACTGAACATGCCGCTGAAATTGAATCAATGGAGGAAATGTTGATGAAGGAAAAGCAAGTTTCAATCGGCTTGGAGGAAAAATTGACTACGCAAACCACCGAATGTGCTCAGAATCTGGAGACAGAGAAGGAGCGCTGGGACAACAGACTAACCGAAGAAACGAAACGGTCGAAGAAAGAACTCGCAGAAATTACAGAACTACACGAGATTTGCGTTGCCGATaaggagaagaagaacaagCAAAGAAAGGAACTGAAATCATTCGGacttaaaatttga